The following are from one region of the Etheostoma spectabile isolate EspeVRDwgs_2016 chromosome 17, UIUC_Espe_1.0, whole genome shotgun sequence genome:
- the thbs2a gene encoding thrombospondin-2 isoform X1 — translation MILRRSLFLLLSFYFLHALPQDGEQEDETSFDLFEITQITRKTLGAKQFRGQDSDAPAYRFIRFDHLPPVSPPILKQILRQIQNNEGFVFVASIRQDRASRGTLIGLEGPDGRRQFEIVSNGRANTLDLAYWVDGSQNVVSFEDVDLSDSQWKNITLHVHGENANLFVGCSLIDSFILDEPFYEHLQAEGSRMYVAKGSTRENHFRGLMQNVRLIFDTPVEDVLVSRDCEVPKQDDANIVSESTEIVDVSPSITTNIIGQKTDDMGADMCERSCEELSTMFQELKGLRVVVSNLIDGLQKVTEENTVMKEALGRMKNSKEKNMCWQDGRLFDDKEDWVVDSCTKCTCQESKIVCHQITCPAVACASPSFIDGDCCPVCMPKDSEDGWSPWSEWTECTVTCGIGTQQRGRSCDATSNPCTGPSIQTRKCSLGKCDSRVRQDGGWSLWSPWSSCSGTCGEGQITRIRHCNAPVPQLGGKDCEGSGRETQRCTAKPCPIDGGWGPWSPWAICSATCGGGIKSRARVCNSPEPEHGGKKCIGEAVDSDSCNKKACPIDGCLSNPCFGGVDCNSSPDGSWECGPCPTGFRGNGTHCEDINECDMVSDVCYKVSGMQRCVNTDPGFHCLPCPKRYKGTQPFGMGVEAAKKNKQVCEPENPCKDKTHNCHKYAECIYISHFSDPMYKCECKTGYAGEGFICGEDSDLDGWPNQNLVCGANATYHCKKDNCPSLPNSGQEDFDKDGQGDACDKDDDNDGILDERDNCPLLYNPRQFDFDKDEVGDRCDNCPYEHNPAQIXXXXNGEGDACAVDIDGDEILNESDNCPYVYNTEQKDTDMDGVGDQCDNCPLLHNPDQTDIDNDLVGDQCDNNQDIDEDGHQNNLDNCPYVANSNQADHDKDGKGDACDYDDDDDGIPDDRDNCRLTPNADQLDSDGDGRGDACRDDFDNDNIPDILDVCPENNAISVTDFRKFQMVHLDPKGTTQIDPNWVVRHQGKELVQTANSDPGIAVGFDEFNAVDFSGTMYVNTDRDDDYAGFVFGYQSSGRFYVVMWKQITQTYWEDKPSKAFGISGVSLKVVNSTTGTGENLRNALWHTGNTVGQVRTLWHDPKNIGWKDYTAYRWHLIHRPKTGFIRVVVYEGKQIMADSGPVYDKTFAGGRLGLFVFSQELVFFSDLKYECRDKPTLPTVFIR, via the exons ATGATACTCAGGAGAAGCCTCTTCTTGCTCTTATCTTTTTATTTCCTCCACGCATTACCACAAG ATGGTGAGCAGGAGGACGAGACATCATTTGACTTGTTTGAAATCACCCAAATCACACGCAAGACTCTGGGGGCCAAACAGTTCCGGGGCCAAGACTCAGATGCCCCTGCTTACCGCTTCATACGCTTTGACCACCTGCCCCCAGTGAGCCCCCCCATACTTAAACAAATACTGCGACAGATCCAAAACAATGAGGGCTTCGTGTTTGTGGCCAGCATACGCCAGGACCGGGCATCGAGGGGTACCCTGATTGGTTTAGAAGGCCCTGATGGTAGACGGCAGTTTGAGATTGTGTCCAACGGACGGGCAAATACTCTGGACCTAGCATATTGGGTGGACGGCTCCCAGAATGTGGTTTCATTTGAGGATGTGGACCTGTCTGACTCACAGTGGAAGAATATCACACTTCATGTTCATGGGGAGAATGCAAACCTGTTTGTAGGCTGCAGCCTGATAGACAGCTTCATCCTGGATGAGCCTTTCTATGAGCACCTGCAGGCTGAGGGGAGCCGCATGTATGTGGCAAAGGGATCCACCCGGGAGAACCACTTCAGG GGCCTTATGCAGAATGTGCGTTTAATCTTCGACACCCCAGTGGAAGATGTCCTGGTGAGCAGAGACTGTGAGGTCCCTAAACAAG ATGATGCCAATATTGTAAGCGAGAGCACAGAAATTGTGGATGTGAGTCCCTCCATCACTACAAACATCATTGGTCAGAAGACAGATGATATGGGCGCAGATATGTGTGAACGCTCCTGCGAGGAACTTAGCACCATGTTCCAGGAGCTCAAAGGCCTACGTGTTGTCGTCAGCAACCTGATTGATGGCTTGCAAAAAGTG ACTGAGGAGAACACAGTCATGAAGGAGGCCCTTGGGAGGATGAAGAACTCTAAAGAGAAAAACATGTGCTGGCAGGATGGCCGCCTGTTTGATGATAAGGAAGACTGGGTTGTAGACAGCTGCACCAAATGTACCTGCCAG GAGTCCAAGATTGTGTGTCACCAAATTACATGCCCCGCTGTGGCCTGTGCGAGCCCGTCATTTATCGATGGCGATTGCTGCCCAGTGTGTATGC CTAAAGACAGTGAGGATGGCTGGTCCCCCTGGTCAGAGTGGACAGAGTGCACAGTCACCTGCGGGATAGGAACTCAACAGAGGGGTCGGTCTTGTGATGCAACCAGCAACCCCTGCACTGGACCATCTATTCAGACCCGCAAGTGCAGCCTGGGCAAATGTGACAGCCGTG TTCGGCAGGATGGAGGGTGGAGTTTGTGGTCACCGTGGTCGTCCTGCTCAGGGACCTGTGGAGAAGGACAGATCACCAGGATACGACACTGCAATGCTCCCGTGCCACAACTGGGGGGTAAAGACTGCGAGGGAAGTGGGAGAGAGACACAGCGCTGCACTGCCAAGCCCTGCCCTA TCGATGGTGGTTGGGGTCCTTGGTCTCCATGGGCAATCTGTTCAGCAACATGTGGAGGAGGAATCAAAAGTCGGGCACGTGTGTGCAACAGCCCTGAACCTGAGCACGGTGGCAAGAAGTGTATCGGGGAGGCCGTTGACAGCGACAGCTGTAACAAAAAAGCCTGTCCTATTG ATGGCTGTCTGTCCAACCcatgctttgggggtgtggaTTGCAACAGCTCTCCAGATGGATCCTGGGAATGTGGCCCATGCCCTACTGGTTTCCGTGGAAATGGTACCCACTGTGAAGACATCAATGAG TGTGACATGGTTTCTGATGTTTGCTACAAAGTGAGTGGAATGCAGCGCTGCGTCAACACCGATCCAGGTTTCCACTGCCTGCCCTGTCCGAAGCGCTACAAGGGCACCCAGCCTTTCGGTATGGGTGTGGAGGCTGCCAAAAAGAACAAACAG gTGTGTGAGCCAGAGAACCCATGCAAGGACAAGACCCACAACTGTCACAAATATGCTGAATGCATCTACATCAGCCACTTCAGTGACCCTATGTACAAGTGTGAGTGCAAGACTGGTTATGCTGGAGAAGGCTTCATTTGTGGAGAAGACTCAGACTTGGATGGTTGGCCCAATCAGAACCTTGTGTGTGGTGCCAACGCCACGTATCACTGCAAGAAG GATAACTGCCCTAGCCTTCCCAACTCTGGACAAGAAGACTTTGACAAAGACGGTCAGGGAGATGCTTGTGACAAGGATGACGACAACGATGGAATTCTAGATGAGAGA GACAACTGCCCCCTCCTTTACAATCCTCGCCAGTTTGACTTTGACAAGGATGAAGTTGGAGACCGCTGCGACAACTGTCCCTATGAACACAACCCTGCTCAAATANNNNNNNNNNACAATGGAGAAGGGGATGCCTGTGCAGTGGACATTGATGGAGATG AAATTCTGAATGAGAGCGACAACTGCCCCTATGTGTATAACACTGAGCAGAAGGACACTGACATGGATGGAGTTGGTGACCAGTGTGACAACTGTCCATTGTTGCACAACCCTGACCAG acagacatagacaaTGACCTGGTTGGAGATCAGTGTGACAATAACCAGGACATTGATGAGGACGGCCAtcagaacaacctagacaactGTCCATATGTGGCCAACTCCAACCAGGCTGACCACGACAAGGATGGCAAAGGAGACGCATGTgactatgatgatgatgatgatggtatACCTGACGACAGGGACAACTGCAGACTGACACCCAACGCAGACCAGCTGGACTCTGATG gcgATGGAAGAGGGGATGCCTGCAGAGATGACTTTGACAATGACAATATCCCAGATATTCTTGATGTGTGTCCTGAGAACAATGCCATCAGTGTCACAGACTTCAGGAAGTTCCAGATGGTCCACTTGGATCCAAAGGGAACCACTCAAATTGATCCCAACTGGGTGGTCAGACACCAGGGCAAAGAGCTGGTTCAGACTGCCAACTCTGACCCAGGCATCGCAGTAG GTTTTGACGAGTTCAACGCTGTGGACTTCAGTGGAACAATGTACGTGAACACGGATAGAGATGATGACTATGCAGGCTTTGTGTTTGGCTATCAGTCAAGTGGCCGCTTTTATGTAGTGATGTGGAAGCAGATCACACAGACCTACTGGGAGGACAAGCCCTCCAAAGCCTTCGGCATCTCTGGTGTTTCACTCAAAGTCGTCAACTCCACCACTGGAACCGGAGAAAACCTCCGAAATGCTTTGTGGCACACGGGCAACACTGTTGGACAG GTGAGGACTCTGTGGCATGACCCCAAAAACATTGGGTGGAAGGACTACACGGCTTACAGGTGGCATCTCATCCACAGACCGAAGACTGGTTTTATACG GGTCGTGGTCTACGAAGGTAAACAGATCATGGCCGACTCAGGACCAGTTTATGACAAGACATTTGCCGGAGGAAGGTTAGGCTTGTTTGTCTTCTCGCAAGAGCTGGTGTTCTTCTCCGACCTCAAGTATGAGTGCAGAG ATAAGCCGACGTTGCCAACAGTGTTCATAAG ATAA
- the thbs2a gene encoding thrombospondin-2 isoform X2, which translates to MILRRSLFLLLSFYFLHALPQDGEQEDETSFDLFEITQITRKTLGAKQFRGQDSDAPAYRFIRFDHLPPVSPPILKQILRQIQNNEGFVFVASIRQDRASRGTLIGLEGPDGRRQFEIVSNGRANTLDLAYWVDGSQNVVSFEDVDLSDSQWKNITLHVHGENANLFVGCSLIDSFILDEPFYEHLQAEGSRMYVAKGSTRENHFRGLMQNVRLIFDTPVEDVLVSRDCEVPKQDDANIVSESTEIVDVSPSITTNIIGQKTDDMGADMCERSCEELSTMFQELKGLRVVVSNLIDGLQKVTEENTVMKEALGRMKNSKEKNMCWQDGRLFDDKEDWVVDSCTKCTCQESKIVCHQITCPAVACASPSFIDGDCCPVCMPKDSEDGWSPWSEWTECTVTCGIGTQQRGRSCDATSNPCTGPSIQTRKCSLGKCDSRVRQDGGWSLWSPWSSCSGTCGEGQITRIRHCNAPVPQLGGKDCEGSGRETQRCTAKPCPIDGGWGPWSPWAICSATCGGGIKSRARVCNSPEPEHGGKKCIGEAVDSDSCNKKACPIDGCLSNPCFGGVDCNSSPDGSWECGPCPTGFRGNGTHCEDINECDMVSDVCYKVSGMQRCVNTDPGFHCLPCPKRYKGTQPFGMGVEAAKKNKQVCEPENPCKDKTHNCHKYAECIYISHFSDPMYKCECKTGYAGEGFICGEDSDLDGWPNQNLVCGANATYHCKKDNCPSLPNSGQEDFDKDGQGDACDKDDDNDGILDERDNCPLLYNPRQFDFDKDEVGDRCDNCPYEHNPAQIXXXXNGEGDACAVDIDGDEILNESDNCPYVYNTEQKDTDMDGVGDQCDNCPLLHNPDQTDIDNDLVGDQCDNNQDIDEDGHQNNLDNCPYVANSNQADHDKDGKGDACDYDDDDDGIPDDRDNCRLTPNADQLDSDGDGRGDACRDDFDNDNIPDILDVCPENNAISVTDFRKFQMVHLDPKGTTQIDPNWVVRHQGKELVQTANSDPGIAVGFDEFNAVDFSGTMYVNTDRDDDYAGFVFGYQSSGRFYVVMWKQITQTYWEDKPSKAFGISGVSLKVVNSTTGTGENLRNALWHTGNTVGQVRTLWHDPKNIGWKDYTAYRWHLIHRPKTGFIRVVVYEGKQIMADSGPVYDKTFAGGRLGLFVFSQELVFFSDLKYECRDN; encoded by the exons ATGATACTCAGGAGAAGCCTCTTCTTGCTCTTATCTTTTTATTTCCTCCACGCATTACCACAAG ATGGTGAGCAGGAGGACGAGACATCATTTGACTTGTTTGAAATCACCCAAATCACACGCAAGACTCTGGGGGCCAAACAGTTCCGGGGCCAAGACTCAGATGCCCCTGCTTACCGCTTCATACGCTTTGACCACCTGCCCCCAGTGAGCCCCCCCATACTTAAACAAATACTGCGACAGATCCAAAACAATGAGGGCTTCGTGTTTGTGGCCAGCATACGCCAGGACCGGGCATCGAGGGGTACCCTGATTGGTTTAGAAGGCCCTGATGGTAGACGGCAGTTTGAGATTGTGTCCAACGGACGGGCAAATACTCTGGACCTAGCATATTGGGTGGACGGCTCCCAGAATGTGGTTTCATTTGAGGATGTGGACCTGTCTGACTCACAGTGGAAGAATATCACACTTCATGTTCATGGGGAGAATGCAAACCTGTTTGTAGGCTGCAGCCTGATAGACAGCTTCATCCTGGATGAGCCTTTCTATGAGCACCTGCAGGCTGAGGGGAGCCGCATGTATGTGGCAAAGGGATCCACCCGGGAGAACCACTTCAGG GGCCTTATGCAGAATGTGCGTTTAATCTTCGACACCCCAGTGGAAGATGTCCTGGTGAGCAGAGACTGTGAGGTCCCTAAACAAG ATGATGCCAATATTGTAAGCGAGAGCACAGAAATTGTGGATGTGAGTCCCTCCATCACTACAAACATCATTGGTCAGAAGACAGATGATATGGGCGCAGATATGTGTGAACGCTCCTGCGAGGAACTTAGCACCATGTTCCAGGAGCTCAAAGGCCTACGTGTTGTCGTCAGCAACCTGATTGATGGCTTGCAAAAAGTG ACTGAGGAGAACACAGTCATGAAGGAGGCCCTTGGGAGGATGAAGAACTCTAAAGAGAAAAACATGTGCTGGCAGGATGGCCGCCTGTTTGATGATAAGGAAGACTGGGTTGTAGACAGCTGCACCAAATGTACCTGCCAG GAGTCCAAGATTGTGTGTCACCAAATTACATGCCCCGCTGTGGCCTGTGCGAGCCCGTCATTTATCGATGGCGATTGCTGCCCAGTGTGTATGC CTAAAGACAGTGAGGATGGCTGGTCCCCCTGGTCAGAGTGGACAGAGTGCACAGTCACCTGCGGGATAGGAACTCAACAGAGGGGTCGGTCTTGTGATGCAACCAGCAACCCCTGCACTGGACCATCTATTCAGACCCGCAAGTGCAGCCTGGGCAAATGTGACAGCCGTG TTCGGCAGGATGGAGGGTGGAGTTTGTGGTCACCGTGGTCGTCCTGCTCAGGGACCTGTGGAGAAGGACAGATCACCAGGATACGACACTGCAATGCTCCCGTGCCACAACTGGGGGGTAAAGACTGCGAGGGAAGTGGGAGAGAGACACAGCGCTGCACTGCCAAGCCCTGCCCTA TCGATGGTGGTTGGGGTCCTTGGTCTCCATGGGCAATCTGTTCAGCAACATGTGGAGGAGGAATCAAAAGTCGGGCACGTGTGTGCAACAGCCCTGAACCTGAGCACGGTGGCAAGAAGTGTATCGGGGAGGCCGTTGACAGCGACAGCTGTAACAAAAAAGCCTGTCCTATTG ATGGCTGTCTGTCCAACCcatgctttgggggtgtggaTTGCAACAGCTCTCCAGATGGATCCTGGGAATGTGGCCCATGCCCTACTGGTTTCCGTGGAAATGGTACCCACTGTGAAGACATCAATGAG TGTGACATGGTTTCTGATGTTTGCTACAAAGTGAGTGGAATGCAGCGCTGCGTCAACACCGATCCAGGTTTCCACTGCCTGCCCTGTCCGAAGCGCTACAAGGGCACCCAGCCTTTCGGTATGGGTGTGGAGGCTGCCAAAAAGAACAAACAG gTGTGTGAGCCAGAGAACCCATGCAAGGACAAGACCCACAACTGTCACAAATATGCTGAATGCATCTACATCAGCCACTTCAGTGACCCTATGTACAAGTGTGAGTGCAAGACTGGTTATGCTGGAGAAGGCTTCATTTGTGGAGAAGACTCAGACTTGGATGGTTGGCCCAATCAGAACCTTGTGTGTGGTGCCAACGCCACGTATCACTGCAAGAAG GATAACTGCCCTAGCCTTCCCAACTCTGGACAAGAAGACTTTGACAAAGACGGTCAGGGAGATGCTTGTGACAAGGATGACGACAACGATGGAATTCTAGATGAGAGA GACAACTGCCCCCTCCTTTACAATCCTCGCCAGTTTGACTTTGACAAGGATGAAGTTGGAGACCGCTGCGACAACTGTCCCTATGAACACAACCCTGCTCAAATANNNNNNNNNNACAATGGAGAAGGGGATGCCTGTGCAGTGGACATTGATGGAGATG AAATTCTGAATGAGAGCGACAACTGCCCCTATGTGTATAACACTGAGCAGAAGGACACTGACATGGATGGAGTTGGTGACCAGTGTGACAACTGTCCATTGTTGCACAACCCTGACCAG acagacatagacaaTGACCTGGTTGGAGATCAGTGTGACAATAACCAGGACATTGATGAGGACGGCCAtcagaacaacctagacaactGTCCATATGTGGCCAACTCCAACCAGGCTGACCACGACAAGGATGGCAAAGGAGACGCATGTgactatgatgatgatgatgatggtatACCTGACGACAGGGACAACTGCAGACTGACACCCAACGCAGACCAGCTGGACTCTGATG gcgATGGAAGAGGGGATGCCTGCAGAGATGACTTTGACAATGACAATATCCCAGATATTCTTGATGTGTGTCCTGAGAACAATGCCATCAGTGTCACAGACTTCAGGAAGTTCCAGATGGTCCACTTGGATCCAAAGGGAACCACTCAAATTGATCCCAACTGGGTGGTCAGACACCAGGGCAAAGAGCTGGTTCAGACTGCCAACTCTGACCCAGGCATCGCAGTAG GTTTTGACGAGTTCAACGCTGTGGACTTCAGTGGAACAATGTACGTGAACACGGATAGAGATGATGACTATGCAGGCTTTGTGTTTGGCTATCAGTCAAGTGGCCGCTTTTATGTAGTGATGTGGAAGCAGATCACACAGACCTACTGGGAGGACAAGCCCTCCAAAGCCTTCGGCATCTCTGGTGTTTCACTCAAAGTCGTCAACTCCACCACTGGAACCGGAGAAAACCTCCGAAATGCTTTGTGGCACACGGGCAACACTGTTGGACAG GTGAGGACTCTGTGGCATGACCCCAAAAACATTGGGTGGAAGGACTACACGGCTTACAGGTGGCATCTCATCCACAGACCGAAGACTGGTTTTATACG GGTCGTGGTCTACGAAGGTAAACAGATCATGGCCGACTCAGGACCAGTTTATGACAAGACATTTGCCGGAGGAAGGTTAGGCTTGTTTGTCTTCTCGCAAGAGCTGGTGTTCTTCTCCGACCTCAAGTATGAGTGCAGAG ATAACTGA
- the agpat4 gene encoding 1-acyl-sn-glycerol-3-phosphate acyltransferase delta, translating into MALLQKLKSQFVCQMIIWYVFLVSGFIINLLQICTLPLWLVSKQLARRINIRLGYCISSQMVAALEWWSGTECTLYTDPKSYPLYGNENAIVVLNHSHEIDFLCGWTYCDRFGVLGSSKVLAKKELSYVPVIGWMWYFLEIVFCKRKWEEDRRTVAQSLQNLRDYPENYWFLLFCEGTRFTPKKHQISMQVAESKGLPKLKYHLLPRTKGFWVTVQNLRGTVAAVYDSTLNFRNNEAPTLLGVLNGMKYHADLYVRRIPLELIPEDEAECAAWLHKLYQEKDSFQEHYKQTGRFPGPTVSPPQRPWALINWLFWACLLLYPLGLLLAQLISTASMMTILASVALCYAVSLGVRWMIGQTETDRGSSYGSKEVPLNNN; encoded by the exons ATGGCCCTCTTGCAGAAGCTGAAGTCCCAGTTTGTGTGCCAGATGATCATCTGGTATGTGTTCCTGGTCAGCGGCTTCATTATCAACCTGTTGCAGATCTGTACTCTACCTCTCTGGCTGGTCAGTAAGCAGCTGGCCCGCAGGATCAACATCAGACTGGGCTATTGCATCAGCAGCC AGATGGTAGCTGCCCTGGAGTGGTGGTCTGGGACAGAATGCACGCTCTACACAGACCCAAAGAGTTATCCACTCTACGGAAATGAGAATGCAATTGTGGTTCTCAACCACAGTCATGAGATCGACTTCCTGTGTGGCTGGACCTATTGTGACAGATTCGGAGTTCTTGGG AGCTCCAAAGTGTTAGCCAAAAAAGAGTTAAGTTATGTACCTGTTATAGGCTGGATGTGGTACTTTCTGGAGATAGTTTTCTGCAAGAGGAAGTGGGAGGAGGACCGAAGGACGGTGGCTCAGAGTCTTCAGAACCTGCGGGACTACCCAGAAAACTACTGG TTCTTGCTTTTCTGCGAAGGAACACGCTTCACACCAAAGAAGCACCAGATTAGCATGCAGGTGGCTGAGAGCAAAGGTTTACCCAAACTAAAGTATCATCTTCTGCCCAGAACCAAAGGATTCTGGGTAACTGTTCAAAACCTCAGAGGAACTG TGGCAGCTGTTTATGATTCCACACTGAACTTCAGAAACAATGAAGCCCCAACCTTGCTCGGAGTTCTTAATGGGATGAAATATCACGCAGATTTATATGTGAG GAGAATCCCTCTGGAGCTGATCCCAGAAGATGAGGCGGAGTGTGCCGCTTGGCTCCACAAACTCTACCAGGAAAAG GATAGCTTTCAGGAGCACTACAAACAAACAGGGCGTTTCCCTGGTCCCACAGTGAGCCCTCCACAGCGACCATGGGCCTTGATCAACTGGCTGTTCTGGGCCTGCTTGCTCCTCTACCCGCTGGGCCTGCTACTTGCTCAACTGATCAGCACTGCATCGATGATGACCATCTTAGCATCTGTGGCTCTCTGCTATGCAG TTTCACTGGGAGTTCGCTGGATGATTGGCCAGACTGAGACTGACAGAGGCTCAAGCTATGGGAGTAAGGAAGTTCCTCTAAACAACAACTAG